The following DNA comes from Mycobacterium sp. MS1601.
CGGGTACGGGTCGGTACGGTGCTCGTCAGCCCTGTCGAGCCCGAACCTGAATCCGAGGAGTCCCGAGAAGATGACTGAGTTGGGCGCCGAAGACGCGAAACTGGTGACGCTGGCCCGCGGTGCGATGGGCCGGGCCGAAGCCGGCTCCGGTGCTGCGGTGCGTGATCTCGACGGGCGCACCTACGCCGGGGCGCCGGTTGTCTTGGCGGCGCTGGAGTTGACGGCTCTGCAAGCGGCGGTCGCTGCTGCCGTGTCCAGCGGTGCGGCGGGTTTCGAAGCGGCGGTGCTGCTGGCGGGTTCTCGAGATGACCCCGGTGTCGCTGCGGTCGAAGAACTTTCACCCGAGGCGGCCATCATCGTCACCGACCGGGCCGGAACACCGCAATGAGTGAATTCCGTTCCGGCTTCGTGTGTTTTGTCGGCCGCCCCAACACCGGCAAGTCGACGCTGACCAACGCGCTCGTCGGCGCCAAGGTGGCCATCACCTCCAACCGGCCACAGACCACCCGCCACACCATCCGCGGCATCGTGCACCGCGAGAACTTCCAGATCGTCCTGGTGGACACCCCAGGCCTGCATCGGCCCCGGACGCTGCTGGGGCAACGGCTCAACGAGCTGGTGAAGGACACCTACGCGCAAGTCGACGTCATCGGTTTCTGCATCCCCGCCGACGAGGGCATCGGCCCCGGCGACCGCTGGATCTTCGACCAGATCTGCGCGGTCGCACCCAGGACCAAGCTGATCGTCGTCGTCACCAAGATCGACAAGGTCTCGAAGGAGAAGGTGGCCACCCAGCTGCTCGCGGTTCAGCAAGCCTTCGGCGAGAAGGCCGCCGAGATCGTCCCCGTCTCGGCCACCAAGGGTGAGCAGGTCGACGTCCTGACCGACGTGCTCGTGTCGCATCTCGACGAGGGCCCGGCGTTCTACCCCGACGGTGAGCTCACCGACGAGCCCGAGGAAGTGCTGATGGCCGAACTCATCCGGGAAGCCGCCCTCGAAGGCGTGCGCGACGAGTTGCCTCATTCACTGGCCGTTGTCATCGACGAAGTCGAACAGCGCGAGGGACGTGACGATCTGATCGACGTACGCGCCATCCTCTACGTCGAACGCGACAGCCAGAAAGGCATCGTGATCGGCAAAGGCGGTGCCAGACTCCGCGAAGTCGGGACCGCCGCCCGCACCCAGATCGAGAAGCTGCTTGGCACCAAGGTGTTCCTCGACCTACGGGTCAAGGTCGCCAAGAACTGGCAGCGCGACCCCAAACAGCTTGGCCGGTTGGGCTTTTAGCGCGCATAGATGCAGTGGCCGCTGCCGCCCGGCGGCTGAGATGCGACGGTCACGCCGTCCACCTGGATCTGGCAACTGACGTTGTCTCCGCCGACGGCTACGATCTGGAGCAGGTCGGGAACCGTGTCCAGTCGCAGCGTCTGAGTGAACGGCAGATCGACGTCGTACAGACGTTCAGATGCCGGATCGGTGTCGATGGTCATGACCTTGCCGGTTCCGGCCAACGACAACACCACCTCGTGTTTCTCCGCCGGTGCTGCCGGCGCCTGGTTG
Coding sequences within:
- a CDS encoding cytidine deaminase, whose amino-acid sequence is MTELGAEDAKLVTLARGAMGRAEAGSGAAVRDLDGRTYAGAPVVLAALELTALQAAVAAAVSSGAAGFEAAVLLAGSRDDPGVAAVEELSPEAAIIVTDRAGTPQ
- the era gene encoding GTPase Era, encoding MSEFRSGFVCFVGRPNTGKSTLTNALVGAKVAITSNRPQTTRHTIRGIVHRENFQIVLVDTPGLHRPRTLLGQRLNELVKDTYAQVDVIGFCIPADEGIGPGDRWIFDQICAVAPRTKLIVVVTKIDKVSKEKVATQLLAVQQAFGEKAAEIVPVSATKGEQVDVLTDVLVSHLDEGPAFYPDGELTDEPEEVLMAELIREAALEGVRDELPHSLAVVIDEVEQREGRDDLIDVRAILYVERDSQKGIVIGKGGARLREVGTAARTQIEKLLGTKVFLDLRVKVAKNWQRDPKQLGRLGF